In Pochonia chlamydosporia 170 chromosome 3, whole genome shotgun sequence, the following are encoded in one genomic region:
- a CDS encoding zinc finger protein (similar to Verticillium alfalfae VaMs.102 XP_003000170.1) has translation MAALAEQPYTSLFTQQHHTDDYPSYPEPPQNAFSSASPMDIGATYPPTTTSMGFEPSLYAETPNYFLTGHTSPGAYPEDGDMRLSSSGLSSGSVPSAPSSAIGSPQSSHGQLGVSGWSGHGMNVQPGIVGNDYMAGSEYFNGSAMEDFNSFDFSGQSKSFVDPSLIHPEIARHPMPISPYDGHFQHAQAHQFVPSPSLSSSPQPNLVRTDSTSPFLHNGPFGPNYTHSPYVAQMDPNGRRVSMANFISPVGSGDFSGDETKEKQRCTYPDCGKVFKDLKAHMLTHQNERPEKCPIQTCEYHIKGFARKYDKNRHTLTHYKGTMVCGFCPGSGSPAEKSFNRADVFKRHLTAVHGVEQTPPNSRKKTPTGVSAGKKLTGYAPDATGKCSTCSQTFSNAQDFYEHLDDCVLRIVQQEDPAEAINAQRLAEVENDKIVHHTLEKNNLPTTTPAMQATQNDEDDDDLDMNEDDEADDVSSKANSSPSNKKKGNPANGVQKSRGLTHSRGGVPMATKARGRKNRRDYPSSWGFDKGQMTMRKRIMAVFDGPRRLAKDDMMLSTDHEVRIKLSDGKSYVTDLDVQTLKRAEGFLGATNEEKGPWISDDPTEEQLKEMQEMLKTNTA, from the exons ATGGCCGCTCTGGCCGAGCAACCTTATACCAGCCTGTTCACGCAACAGCATCATACCGACGACTATCCCAGCTATCCTGAACCCCCGCAGAACGCCTTTAGTTCCGCCTCTCCCATGGACATTGGGGCTACCTATCCTCCTACTACAACATCTATGGGTTTCGAGCCCTCCCTATACGCCGAGACTCCAAACTACTTTCTCACCGGCCATACGTCTCCTGGAGCATATCCAGAAGACGGGGACATGAGACTGTCTTCGTCCGGTCTTTCTTCCGGCTCTGTTCCTTCAGCACCCTCTTCAGCGATCGGTTCACCACAGTCCAGCCACGGACAGCTGGGTGTATCTGGTTGGAGTGGTCACGGAATGAATGTACAGCCTGGTATCGTTGGGAACGATTATATGGCAGGCTCCGAGTACTTCAACGGTTCTGCTATGGAGGATTTTAATAGCTTTGACTTCAGTGGACAGTCAAAATCTTTTGTCG ATCCTTCCCTCATCCACCCGGAGATTGCCCGCCATCCGATGCCCATCTCGCCCTATGACGGGCACTTTCAACACGCCCAGGCTCACCAGTTTGTGCCCTCACCTTCTctatcatcatcaccacagcCCAACCTGGTTCGCACCGACAGCACTTCACCGTTTCTCCATAATGGTCCCTTTGGCCCCAACTACACACACAGCCCATACGTTGCACAGATGGACCCTAATGGCCGCCGTGTAAGCATGGCCAACTTTATTTCACCGGTGGGATCTGGCGACTTTAGCGGCGACGAAACCAAGGAAAAGCAAAGATGCACATATCCCGACTGCGGCAAGGTGTTCAAGGATCTAAAGGCGCATATGCTCACTCACCAAAATGAGCGACCCGAAAAATGCCCCATCCAGACCTGCGAGTATCACATCAAGGGGTTTGCGCGCAAGTACGACAAGAACAGGCACACCTTGACCCATTATAAGGGCACCATGGTCTGCGGTTTCTGCCCTGGCTCAGGTTCTCCCGCGGAGAAATCATTCAACAGAGCAGATGTCTTCAAGAGACATTTGACGGCGGTTCACGGCGTCGAACAGACTCCCCCCAATAGCCGCAAAAAGACGCCAACTGGTGTCTCCGCCGGGAAGAAGCTCACTGGTTATGCCCCTGATGCCACCGGAAAATGCAGTACTTGCTCGCAAACCTTCTCCAACGCCCAGGACTTCTATGAGCATTTGGATGATTGTGTCCTCAGAATTGTACAGCAAGAAGACCCTGCTGAGGCAATCAACGCCCAGCGACTGGCGGAGGTGGAGAATGACAAGATTGTTCACCATACTCTGGAGAAGAACAACCTTCCAACTACAACACCAGCTATGCAAGCTACTCAGaacgacgaagacgacgatgatcTGGACATGaacgaggacgatgaagctGACGACGTTTCCTCCAAGGCCAATTCTTCACCATCAAATAAGAAGAAGGGTAACCCAGCCAATGGCGTGCAAAAATCTCGTGGCTTAACACACTCTCGAGGTGGTGTACCTATGGCCACCAAGGCGCGTGGTCGCAAGAATCGCCGGGACTACCCATCGTCCTGGGGCTTTGACAAGGGTCAAATGACAATGCGAAAGCGTATTATGGCCGTGTTTGACGGGCCTCGCAGAttggccaaggacgacatgATGCTATCAACTGACCATGAAGTACGCATCAAGTTGTCAGATGGTAAATCATACGTTACAGATCTGGATGTCCAGACACTGAAGCGAGCTGAAGGTTTCCTTGGCGCCACGAATGAAGAGAAAGGTCCTTGGATCTCTGACGACCCTACTGAGGAGCAATTGAAGGAAATGCAAGAAATGTTGAAGACGAATACTGCCTGA
- a CDS encoding nicotinamide N-methyltransferase (similar to Metarhizium acridum CQMa 102 XP_007808457.1), which yields MALTSRISLKGSEPAGPEDFLSTSLGVIFPDDVTNQHGDDEHSLIYASPYLPKPLHIELTEPVGDTERRLFSHYLWNSSLLLAELIERDTLGVLDADRDDSTKATTLGSGVSFDIRGKSIMELGAGTALPSMMAGLLGAERIAATDYPAAGVMKTLQENIARNIQPELSPEASQTTPKSSIVIRGHSWGDLAASDPFCESNRHAFDRVIAADCLWMPWQHENLHKSIDHFLKDDGDARCWIVAGFHTGREKMKDFFTEKALGQVGLKVERIWERDCDGQEREWSWDRDEDVTVRKRWLVVSELRRTERQA from the coding sequence ATGGCATTGACAAGCCGAATTTCCCTCAAAGGAAGTGAACCAGCTGGGCCTGAGGATTTCTTGTCCACTTCGCTGGGTGTCATTTTCCCAGATGACGTGACCAACcaacatggcgacgatgaaCATAGCCTCATCTATGCTTCGCCATACCTTCCCAAGCCTTTGCATATCGAGCTCACAGAACCCGTTGGTGACACAGAACGCAGGCTATTTAGCCACTACCTGTGGAATTCGAGTTTGTTGCTGGCCGAGCTGATTGAGAGAGATACATTGGGTGTATTAGATGCTGATCGAGATGATTCCACCAAGGCAACAACACTTGGGAGCGGTGTGAGCTTCGACATCCGGGGCAAGTCCATCATGGAACTGGGAGCCGGCACGGCACTTCCCAGCATGATGGCGGGATTGCTAGGCGCAGAACGCATCGCAGCGACCGACTATCCAGCTGCCGGGGTGATGAAGACGCTACAGGAGAACATCGCCCGCAACATCCAGCCGGAACTCTCCCCAGAGGCAAGCCAAACGACACCAAAATCATCCATTGTGATAAGAGGGCACTCCTGGGGAGACCTGGCCGCCTCGGATCCCTTCTGCGAATCAAATCGTCATGCCTTTGATCGCGTCATTGCCGCCGACTGCCTCTGGATGCCCTGGCAGCACGAGAATCTCCACAAGTCCATAGACCACTTCCTCAAAGACGATGGCGACGCACGCTGCTGGATAGTTGCCGGATTCCACACGGGCCGTGAGAAGATGAAGGACTTCTTTACGGAGAAAGCGCTTGGACAAGTTGGCCTCAAGGTAGAGAGGATCTGGGAGAGAGACTGCGACGGACAAGAAAGAGAATGGTCATGGGATAGGGATGAAGATGTAACCGTACGGAAGCGATGGCTCGTTGTATCGGAGCTGAGGAGAACAGAACGCCAGGCATAA
- a CDS encoding TGF beta receptor associated protein 1 (similar to Coccidioides immitis RS XP_001243755.1): protein MASPDRLAATTNLEPLREDGPYILRPLLEHVPLTSDGSDSDVKINCVEFYDGNLYIGTSASEVLHFVQIPPEPNDTTGQPVYIQASRLSPVSVESPSSRTTAGQGVQEILLLPRIGKACILCNSTAAFYTLPELSPVSGISVVKNCSWIGGVDLNDAVATDGSGRASGNDATILLSLKSKIQVVRLADKVLEAPKVTFAGSVLSVRRDSIACVADSKSYALLDIYRRLTIPLMSISTLDETPVEDVGRLHPQQDGPDDPITRSGRSNLSAQGVDTPSHSRSPSQNDDPSKSQQPSPPVPSTSPEPYSDSKSSPPPTNKPLPPPPAEDASHSKAPPVRYQSPFALKPHITSPNPEEFLLVIGTKLSEPGVGMFVSLDGEPTRATLQFEKYPDQVIVDGNNFDMASSQTGFVEEEDSYVLASMSKETENGPCNGIEIQHVNAGQEANPKKYWLEAQGSSGQNSYGLRAFLGRGEIRLGEVVSKLSQKRFAPFPGPLETSTSSLKSSDSRTALSIERLSKEKELFERDDSQDDDSLPEGWESTRNAEGEDFARRLAAAETRLAVWHGNRLWWAIRNPLIIQLDTLLDAASPKGQMADIDRQAVYSVLKLIRGRDARTELEYMTLDYLRQKAGLLLLINLLSSPQKQLVSDGELNALEDILVDSKLDPRVVLSLVPGIRNDIIEGRRGIWIYTGVKTVAESYLRSVTFETPAKNALQRNEIRIMHFLRRFLSAWRKMKGFGSVPDENEVFRTVDAALLICLLELIDALLKAWPMEVLLDQSSMNLSIKEWIVSIGLSIFSNRITGSLC, encoded by the exons ATGGCATCACCAGATAGGCTTGCGGCCACCACAAACCTGGAGCCTTTGCGCGAAGATGGGCCGTACATCTTACGGCCGTTGCTGGAACATGTTCCTTTAACATCAGATGGGTCCGACTCCGACGTCAAAATTAACTGTGTAGAGTTCTATG ATGGTAATTTGTATATTGGCACCTCGGCATCTGAAGTACTCCATTTCGTGCAAATACCTCCCGAGCCCAACGACACAACTGGACAGCCGGTTTATATACAGGCCTCGAGGCTGTCCCCGGTTTCTGTCGAGTCCCCCTCCTCTCGAACGACTGCCGGCCAAGGTGTACAAGAAATACTTTTGCTACCTCGGATAGGAAAGGCATGTATATTGTGCAACTCAACCGCCGCCTTCTATACTTTGCCGGAACTGAGCCCAGTTTCTGGTATTAGCGTCGTCAAGAACTGTAGCTGGATTGGAGGTGTGGACTTGAATGATGCAGTTGCAACTGATGGCTCCGGACGAGCCAGCGGCAACGATGCCACTATACTTCTGTCGTTGAAATCCAAGATTCAAGTTGTTCGCCTCGCTGATAAGGTGCTTGAAGCGCCG AAAGTTACATTCGCTGGAAGTGTATTGTCAGTACGTCGAGACTCAATAGCTTGCGTCGCCGATTCCAAGTCATATGCACTACTCGACATATACCGGCGTCTCACTATCCCGCTAATGAGCATCTCAACTTTGGACGAAACTCctgttgaggatgttggaagACTACATCCCCAACAGGATGGCCCAGACGACCCCATCACCAGGTCGGGACGTTCAAATTTATCTGCTCAGGGCGTGGATACGCCGAGCCATAGTCGATCTCCGAGTCAAAATGACGATCCCTCGAAGTCCCAGCAACCCTCGCCTCCTGTGCCCTCGACAAGCCCAGAGCCATATTCAGATTCCaagtcatcaccacctcctACGAACAAGCCTTTGCCTCCACCTCCTGCAGAGGATGCATCACACTCCAAAGCGCCTCCTGTGAGATACCAATCACCTTTCGCTTTGAAACCGCATATTACCTCGCCAAACCCAGAAGAATTTCTCCTGGTCATTGGGACGAAACTATCAGAACCAGGAGTTGGTATGTTCGTAAGCTTGGATGGGGAACCCACCAGGGCGACCCTCCAATTTGAGAAATATCCAGATCAAGTTATCGTCGATGGCAACAATTTCGATATGGCTTCGTCTCAGACTGGCTtcgtcgaggaagaagataGCTACGTGCTTgcgtccatgtccaaagaAACCGAAAACGGGCCTTGTAATGGCATTGAAATTCAGCATGTGAACGCGGGCCAAGAGGCAAATCCAAAAAAATACTGGTTGGAAGCACAAGGCTCTTCAGGCCAGAATTCTTACGGTTTAAGGGCTTTTTTGGGCAGAGGGGAAATCCGCTTAGGCGAAGTTGTTTCCAAGCTCAGCCAAAAGAGATTTGCTCCATTCCCTGGGCCATTGGAAACATCTACTTCTTCTCTCAAGAGCTCTGACTCTAGGACAGCCCTCTCAATAGAACGGCTATCGAAAGAAAAAGAACTTTTCGAACGTGACGATTCTCAGGATGATGATTCACTGCCGGAAGGATGGGAGTCAACTCGTAACGCTGAAGGTGAAGACTTTGCGCGACGACTTGCTGCCGCTGAAACCAGATTGGCAGTCTGGCACGGCAATCGTCTGTGGTGGGCAATTCGAAATCCCCTCATCATTCAACTCGACACTCTTCTGGACGCTGCAAGCCCCAAAGGGCAAATGGCAGACATTGACAGGCAGGCAGTCTATTCTGTTCTGAAACTCATTCGAGGTCGGGATGCCAGGACGGAACTTGAATACATGACCCTTGATTACTTGAGGCAAAAGGCCGGTTTGCTCCTCCTGATCAATCTCCTGTCCTCCCCGCAAAAACAGCTTGTCTCGGACGGCGAACTAAACGCCCTTGAAGACATTTTGGTAGACAGTAAATTGGACCCTCGAGTGGTCTTGTCGCTTGTCCCTGGTATCCGAAACGACATCATCGAAGGAAGACGAGGTATATGGATTTACACCGGCGTAAAGACAGTAGCTGAATCATATCTTCGAAGTGTCACATTCGAGACGCCTGCAAAGAACGCTCTGCAAAGAAATGAGATTCGAATTATGCATTTTCTTCGTCGATTCCTTTCAGcatggaggaagatgaaAGGATTCGGCAGTGTACCGGACGAAAATGAGGTATTCAGGACGGTGGATGCGGCCCTTCTCATCTGCTTGCTCGAGTTAATCGACGCTCTTCTCAAGGCCTGGCCAATGGAGGTGCTGTTAGATCAGAGCTCAATGAACTTGTCGATAAAGGAGTGGATTGTTTCGATCGGGCTGTCGATATTCTCGAATCGTATCACAGGCTCTTTGTGTTGA
- a CDS encoding golgi membrane protein (similar to Coccidioides immitis RS XP_001243754.1), whose translation MAEVADGVSTPNAHSTAQPDVPTAEGAGNKFQNAISAWRNVDLTTLTAGLDNTASDIVTYQRDSTVQRKELAQKTKDFRKLDDPSKLTEIKGLLKAYQNFIDLLTNHSKSVNSAFLQAYTSISEAPDPYPLLEASVDSMLLSEETLPKLTKENKELQENVSKLTSQLEDSEHELQQERASRKEIEDNLDSRIKDVESSWNAVMEEKKDNWEAKEKSLEEKVEHQERLLNEMRASYEVNQRLGKVGEDSESHHAKATSAELEMLHSDIERTSARLAEVEARNEQLRLELAQAKSSISSQPDKRLEDDPGYMRMRSENSSLIRKLDASRMEKESMKRDLDSQLRTMERETLHLREEKETLKSKVQKWNDYEDIKQELEVLKSIEFSTGDDDEVGEKFEGGADKGDSLEKLLLSRNKKLGDELTVLRVSHNDLQTRLEDLQEELSRTNAELEKSQNLNQKLEEDLENMQAEGANAFPSGASVAGTYVTRAQTRKGRISPTSSIISGLDPRSTAGDREPMGGGSGILPMVTAQRDRFKKKNGELEQELSETHRTVQQLRQEVAALQKDNLNLYEKTRYVSTYNRGGATATSSSAYSSNPNPSTVSIGESGNPGMAMDRYRKAYESNISPFAAFRGRESARAYRRMSLPERVVYSITRMVLASRTSRNLFAAYCVALHVLVFFSLYWLGSADFEKHATSLGSSAAAAGAAAAGAAKGAGRTSHGDWKQDGFNNH comes from the exons ATGGCCGAGGTTGCGGATGGCGTCAGCACGCCAAATGCCCATTCTACAGCACAACCTGATGTGCCGACCGCCGAGGGGGCGGGAAATAAGTTCCAGAATGCTATTTCAGCCTGGAGAA ACGTGGATTTGACTACTCTGACGGCGGGCCTCGACAACACTGCATCAGACATCGTGACATATCAACGCGACTCTACGGTGCAGCGGAAGGAACTGgcacaaaagacaaaagactTTCGAAAACTCGATGACCCAAGCAAATTGACCGAAATCAAGGGCCTGCTGAAAG CCTATCAAAATTTCATCGATCTTCTGACAAATCATTCTAAATCCGTCAACTCGGCCTTCCTACAGGCTTATACGTCGATATCggaagcaccagacccgTACCCGCTACTGGAGGCATCAGTCGACTCCATGCTCCTATCAGAGGAAACGCTCCCCAAACTTACCAAAGAGAATAAGGAACTTCAAGAAAATGTATCCAAACTCACGTCTCAACTGGAAGATTCCGAGCATGAACTTCAGCAGGAGCGAGCTTCCCGGAAGGAAATCGAAGACAATCTCGACAGCCGGATCAAGGACGTCGAATCGTCTTGGAACGCCGTCatggaagagaagaaggataaCTGGGAAGCGAAAGAGAAGAGCTTGGAAGAAAAGGTCGAGCACCAAGAGCGCCTCCTCAACGAGATGCGAGCCAGCTACGAGGTCAACCAGCGACTTGGCAAGGTGGGCGAGGATTCTGAAAGCCATCACGCAAAGGCTACCAGCGCCGAACTTGAGATGCTCCATTCTGATATCGAGCGCACCAGCGCCAGGCTGGCCGAGGTTGAGGCTCGGAATGAGCAACTACGGCTAGAGTTGGCCCAAGCTAAATCTTCCATCTCAAGTCAACCCGACAAGCGATTAGAAGACGATCCCGGGTACATGCGTATGAGATCAGAGAATTCTTCCCTGATCCGAAAGTTGGACGCGTCGAGGATGGAAAAGGAAAGCATGAAGCGTGATTTGGATTCCCAATTGCGTACAATGGAGCGTGAAACGCTTCATctgagggaagaaaaagagacaCTCAAATCCAAGGTTCAAAAGTGGAACGACTACGAGGACATCAAGCAAGAATTGGAGGTTCTCAAGAGTATTGAATTTTCCACCGGGGACGACGATGAAGTGGGAGAGAAGTTTGAAGGCGGCGCAGACAAGGGCGATTCGTTGGAGAAACTCCTTCTATCACGCAACAAGAAACTGGGTGATGAGCTGACAGTCCTTCGCGTATCCCACAACGATCTACAAACTCGACTCGAAGATTTGCAGGAGGAACTCTCAAGAACAAACGCGGAGTTGGAGAAATCACAAAACCTGAATCAAAAACTTGAGGAAGATCTAGAGAACATGCAGGCTGAAGGAGCCAATGCCTTCCCATCCGGTGCATCAGTCGCCGGCACATATGTGACTCGGGCGCAGACACGGAAGGGTAGGATATCGCCCACTTCGTCCATCATTAGCGGCCTAGACCCGAGGTCAACAGCAGGGGACCGGGAGCCGATGGGAGGCGGGTCTGGAATTTTGCCAATGGTGACAGCGCAGAGAGATCggttcaagaagaagaacggGGAACTTGAGCAAGAGCTCTCCGAGACTCACCGGACTGTACAGCAGCTACGACAAGAGGTGGCAGCTTTGCAGAAGGATAACCTGAACTTGTATGAAAAGACCAGATACGTGTCTACATACAACCGTGGGGGTgcaacagcaacctcatcatcggctTACTCTTCTAATCCGAACCCGTCCACTGTTTCCATCGGCGAATCAGGCAATCCCGGGATGGCCATGGACAGATATCGCAAAGCCTACGAGTCGAACATTTCACCCTTTGCGGCATTTCGTGGTCGGGAGTCAGCTCGGGCTTATCGACGTATGAGCCTGCCTGAGAGGGTGGTGTACTCGATCACGCGCATGGTGCTGGCGTCTCGTACAAGCAGGAATCTCTTTGCTGCTTATTGTGTTGCACTACATGTACTCGTCTTTTTCTCCCTATACTGGCTGGGCAGCGCAGACTTTGAGAAACACGCGACCAGCCTGGGCTCCTCTGCTGCCGCggctggagctgctgcagccGGGGCAGCTAAGGGTGCCGGCAGGACAAGTCACGGTGATTGGAAGCAAGACGGCTTCAACAATCATTGA